AATTTTACTTACATTATTCTCCATCATCCCTTTTTCATATTCAGAATTTTTGGATTCTCCAATATTTAATACCTATTCCTTGATTGTACTGTCATAAAGAAGATtgaaactctttttaaaaaatattattttctgtctCTGAACAAAAAACCTTAACTGCTTCAACAGAAACTAAAGTTAAACTGCTTGTGTATCCTGACAAATATTACCTACTGTAGCACTAGTCTGCTAGTTTAAGTCTGAGTCAAATCAAAAATCTCATATCCTGCTATGACAGATTATTAAACAGGGTTTATATATATCGTAAACTGTCTATATATGGTGTATTGTTATATGTTCTAAGTGCAATCATTCGATAGCATGttctgtgaattaaaaaaaaaataatactaataataattaggtATTTTTCTCTAATAAAATTGATCATGTTATTAAAGCGAGTCACAAATCAAGTTTGCTTTTCCCTTGTAGAcgatttaatttcaaaattattCACTTTACAGTTCTCACAACAGTCACAAAACATCACAGGCAATGTAAGGCTCGAAGGTGCGCTTGATATATGTGTACTGAGCTGGACTGAAAATACAAGACAAATCCATTGAATATTGACGAGGTTATACAAAAGCAAATAGAAAATGAAACTCAAAGAACACCAAACACTTCAATGTTGATAAAATCTGAGACATCATCTATTACTTGTTACCTGAAACACCAAGAATTTTTTAAGGTCATTTTTGCCCAATACAAAATACTTGGTACTGTCACTCTATAAAGGTTTTCTACCATTCCTTAAATATACAAGCTGaatttgtatatacatatttgaaatatagaaatattaaaggTAAAATTATtagtgtaaaatattataaaagagcACTTTAAAAGTGATCCTCACTGACCACAACAACATCAAGGTAGCATGGTCTCGACAGAAGCAAGCAAAAACACATAGGAGCCATTTTAAAATCGAGAGCGAGGAGAAATCAAGACAACTGTATTTGTGTGCAGTGTATCAAACCAAACCTAAAGTGATGATTATCCATATACTGTAGGGGCGTCTTGTAACACAGTGTCAATACAAGTCATTTTAAAGGTCTTAAAGGGGAGTATCATTGAACAAAACCCAATCCTGTGcacatccaaagtgcacaaaaTTTGGAAAGACTGTCTATTAAGATGGTTTGGACCACCATGCCTTCCTTAGTTTTCCTCATCTTGACGTGGTCTTGTACAACATTTTGGCCGCCAGATATTCCTGAACCACTGGCGAAAATTATTCTGCCGACGCCTGCCACTCTGCACCGTCTTTTCCTCACTTTGTTCTTTGGCCAGGCTGCTTTCACCAAGGTCTGATATGGGGGGAGGACTGGAAGGCATCGACATCGACGTTTCGGTTGGGTTTGCTGGCAGACCATCTGCAGGACAGGGCAAGGCCAAAGGCTGTTTCTGCTTCTTTACCTGTTTCTCCAGGTGCTTCTGGATGGCGGAGCCCAGCACTGCCACCTCCACCACCGCACCATACACTTCCCAAGTCATTCCCTTTTCATCCCAGCTCACCTCCTGCACAGGTTCTGGCACTTCGTCTGTTGTCACCCCGATCCGTGGTTCCGGCTCGGGGAAAACCTCAGGTGCGTTCAGAATGATCGGAGTCATAGGAGCAGTGGCAACCGAACGGAATTCCACCTGAGGGCCCACCTGCATCTCGGCATCTTTGGTCAGTGCCACATCTGTACTACACTTGTTGGCGAGTTTTCCAAAGGGGCCTGGAAAAAGGAATGCTGCGGAGCCCTCTTGAGGAGTCATGGGGCTGGTGGCCACCGACTGGTACATCACCTCCAGGCTAACCTGGGTTTGCACGGTCTGTGTGCGTCCATGCGACTGAGTCAAGGTTAGTGTCTCTTGCGAAGGTCGTCCAGGATCCTTGCACTTGGTTGATTCGGTTTTCTTCAGTTTTACTTCCACATCTTCAGGCTTTGTGGGCTGGTCTTTCAGACTGCAAATGTTCACTTCCGTGCCTGTGCTACTTGCATTTGTTTTCTGTGGGGTGCTTGAACATTTACTTCCACATTTTGTCTCATTGCTACTATACCCTGGATCTCCAGGCAATCTTGGTCCTTCATTGGTGGTATTCTGCTCAGGTGATACATGGCTTATGACGCTGGTCTTCTGGACTTGACTGACTTCAATCACGTTTGCCACAACAATGGAACCATCGAGGCTCTCTTCCTCAGTCACTCCTTCACTTTTAACCGAAGAGACCATCTCTGGTTCAGCAGGGCAGCTGGAAGTCTTCTGCTCCCCGAACTCATCCTCATTCTCCTCATTCTCCACATTCTCCTCATCCTCTAAAGTACAATCATGGTTGGTCACCAGTATGGTAATCTCCTGGTCCAGGCTTTGTTGGCCAGATGCCAAGCACATCTTATCTGCTTGGTTAACACTCCACTCTGGTTGAAATGCTGCCGCAGGTGGTTCATCACTTTTGACTGCTGTTTGAGTGGAAGATAATTCCTCTTCTAATCGCTGCTCATGTGGAATCACTGACTTGATCTGATCTGATGAAATCTCTTGGTCAGGTTGCTCCTCGATGCTCCCACAGATCTCCTTATGGCCTGCGGTCCCTGGGTTTTCATCAGTTACGTTGTCGTTCATAAGGGCCGAATAGTCATTGGTGTTTATACTTGTGGTGGTCCCTGAGCCAACTTTCCAAACTTCACTTTCTGTCAGAACAGGACCCTCCATGGGTTCAGAGATGGGTTTGTGTTGATCTGGGAAAGGGGAAGTAGAACGTCTGAGCTTCACAGATTCACGCCACTGGTGGTTTTGCTGGAAAACAAATCACATAAATGCATCAGTGCATTAATGCAGGTgcaatgaattaaaaaaagagcACTTGACATGCATTAATGatggcacacacacaaaaacactacaTTAGGTAAAATTCATTTCATATCTGATTGTTTTGTAATGATCTCAGGCACTGAAAAACAATCATGATTTATGTTcttgaaataattataaaataaaattacacaaacttCAGTCTTAAAATACTTACAGGAAGAACAGTATTGATTGCCGACAATCTTGATTCCACTTTTATCCCCCAAAACAGAAACCAAATGATATCAAGGCAGCTGTCTGCTTCAgttcaaccacacacacacacacaaacttgtttaaaaaaaataaaataaaaattttgcagTACCTTCTAAAATCAAAACTACGACGGCACACAGTGAGAccataattaaaaaacaacaccCCAACGACACATACCTCAACTGCACGACAGATCAAATGCTGTATCcatatttttaaagatttcacAGCCAAAGCATATATTCACACTCCAAGCTCCTCTTTTAGGTGCTGGTAATAATGAGAGGCAGGCTGTAGATGGTTTGTTTTCCAGAAGAATCTCAGTGGATGGTGGTCCTTGGATTTCACTGTGGCTGAGAGTACTGAAAGCTTCTGATTTTTAGTTTCCCTGGAAACCAGACTCAGCCTGCCAGTGATTGGTAATGAAATGACAAAGTATCTGTAGCTTTTTAATCAGAAGCAAATGATGGGGATGAAAATCCATGTgttgaaaaattataataatgaaaataaattcataaatattgaatatttaagtaaagtaataaatatttaagtaaaaaaaaaaaaaaaaaaaaaaaaaaacaaagctcttATGTAATGAAACCTCAAATGAAACACATTTACTTCGGCAGACAATATACCAAAAGGGTAAACCAGTAATGTCTTTATGAGCTCTGGAACAAAACATTTGATACAGTTTACTTTTtcttatataacaaaataaatatatataaattcacattttcataatttttgttttcCCGCATGAGAAAACTAAATCAGTGTAAAGTGGTTGACGATGTAGGTCACTAAACTGCTGCACCTATGTAAAAGaccatttaattaatattttttgaatgGTAACTATAAAATGGATTTTTGGATTCATATGCCACACTGGTCCATTACACCTCACCATGCCATGGAGTGAGCTTTGGAGCGCTGTATTTTATCGCCTATGTTCTCACCATAAAAATCGAGGGCTTTTGCCAATCGCATGTTCTCACAGAATATTtgttgcctagcaaccagccatgTACATGCAGGGGGTGGAGTGACTGTGTTCATGGtaatggggggtgggggtgggggggggggggttcagacAACACATGCCATATTCTGAAAACAAGAGGATGCTGCCTGCgaatgatgatgaagaggaggaggtggATAGGGATGTAAAGAGGATGGAGACGTGGAGGTGGAGAGTACAGGGGAGAGTGTCAAAAGTGCTGGAGATCAACTGTAAATTAAGTTGTGATGAGAAACCTTTCCTCGGGATGACTCTGTTTGACATATGCGTCTACGTCTACAGACATGAACGCCAATGAGTATATCTTGACTGCTTTTATCTTCACTATACAACAGAATGAAACTTTGAAACAATATGAAACATATGAAagaaattggtaacactttagtatagggtccagttcacactaataactagttgcttattagcatgtctattattaacatattggctgtttatttgtgcttataaagtacatataatgcatgacatccataatcctacccaataccctaaacttaacaactaccttataaactattaataagcagcaaataaggtgttaattgaggcaaaagtcatagttaatggttagttaatagtgagaattggaccctaaaataaagtgtgaccaaaaaaaaaaaaatatatatatatatatatatatatatatatataataaggtaTGCATGTATGTTATAAGTATATaaggtatgtatgtatgtattaattattatttatttaattttttcttgctgttgacagtattttctgatttacagAGAGATAaagaatgtttatatatgtttatatatatatatatatatatatatatatatatatatatatatatatatatatatttgtttgcaaTTCTCAATGTAATCAATctactcgttttttttttttttttaccctattaCATGTGCATGTCTTGCACTTACATTATTTGGGGGgatatttgtttgcatttatagCTTTTATAGACACCTACACATTCTGGCATCATATCATAATTTGTCTCAATTTTACATGCCATAAATACAAAAcagacattacattttatatttgtattttaaaggaACTGAAAATAACTTATAGATTTTTCTTACTTGCAGCTGTCTGAAATCATACCGAGTGTATTCTACATGCAATAAGGTATTAAGGGCTCAGCAGCTGCTCTTATGGCAGGTTTGACATAAAGTTCCTGACACCAATCATATCTGCTCCTGAACTTTCAGGAAATATTCAACACTGATTTTAAGGTTGAGAGTAGCTTATTCTCAGCAAGGTTTTCATGCATGAAATGTACAGCAAGTTAATCTATAGGGCTAGCgcatccaaaatgaaaatgtcagatCCTGAATGCTTGTTACATTCTGAGTACTCCTTAAATTTCAACTATATATTCAACTTGATGCCCACAGTAATTCTTTGTTGCAGTTCCTCTGAATGTAACTACACTCGATTAATAAAGTCTGATTCTGAGCTGTGGAACACATTTGAAACAGGATGCACAAGTAGGTGAGTAGCAGCCAACATGTGGCAAGTTATTTAAAGGATTATTGTTCATAATCAAAAGCATCATCTCTTGACATCCACAGGAATACTGAATAGCAGGATCTGGCCTAAGGCGCTTTTGAATGAAAGTTCTTTCACTGTGGTCTAGCTGTGTTATGTTACCATAGCAACATACAGTATCACTGATTTACCCCCCTTGAGTGAAGTGGGAGCTgagaaaaataatgataataataatagaaggGGGTTTTACTAAGAAAGTGGACGTGCTCTTGCACACTCTATATCCTCACACTAGAATGTTTCACTAGAATAGAAAAGCACAGGATGACCATAAAGAGACTGCAGCAGCTGAACAGAATGTTTCGTGTAATTTCAAAGCACAAGAATCTCTGAACAGATTTTGGAATATAGATAGTCAACAATTAAACCGAAATTAAATCTTTCTGAAATATGCAACTGAGCTGGTACATTTACAAAGTTGCTAGTATAATTTTTTACGATCCTGTTCACAAGGTTCAGGTTAAATCTATTCTGATACACTGTTAGACTTTTTATCGTATTTTTGCGGTAACTTACTGGCAGCACtattgccagtaagttactgtaagtTCCCCTTTACAGTAGCTTACCTGTAAATGTGTTTTACGGTAAGATGCCCTTACCGcaatttcattttacagtaaGATGCCCTTACCgtgattacattttacagtaaaatgcccTTACCGTGATTTAATTTTACAGTATGATTCCCTTACTGCaatttcattttacagtatattagtcattttattgtaatttattacaaatattttaatatttatattttacattaatgctATTGAATTTAACAAGTTcccaaaaaagtgacttgagtccATGTACAATGTCCAACATATtctttattgtgcttttttgtcaaacaaaatattttattttaaacaaataatctaattaaaacaaaactaagttacaaaacaaaaacaaaaaaataaaataaaaaaaaatcacaataaaaatacacTTCAGAAACAGTTCCAAACTTCTACTCCACCAATCACAGCAGATCACTGGTGTCAGGTGGCATCAATTCCTTTCTGCAAATGGGATGTAGAGAGAGAAACAGGGagaaaggggaaaataaataaataaagaaaacaaaacaaaacaattacatcCTTGGagtaacacactcacacagcaaGTTCTACAGATTGTAGCACCAGCACCAGATATAAGATATAactcgcatcagtccaaaaatacgtcatgacga
This DNA window, taken from Carassius auratus strain Wakin chromosome 14, ASM336829v1, whole genome shotgun sequence, encodes the following:
- the LOC113113876 gene encoding G protein-regulated inducer of neurite outgrowth 1-like, whose product is MEGPVLTESEVWKVGSGTTTSINTNDYSALMNDNVTDENPGTAGHKEICGSIEEQPDQEISSDQIKSVIPHEQRLEEELSSTQTAVKSDEPPAAAFQPEWSVNQADKMCLASGQQSLDQEITILVTNHDCTLEDEENVENEENEDEFGEQKTSSCPAEPEMVSSVKSEGVTEEESLDGSIVVANVIEVSQVQKTSVISHVSPEQNTTNEGPRLPGDPGYSSNETKCGSKCSSTPQKTNASSTGTEVNICSLKDQPTKPEDVEVKLKKTESTKCKDPGRPSQETLTLTQSHGRTQTVQTQVSLEVMYQSVATSPMTPQEGSAAFLFPGPFGKLANKCSTDVALTKDAEMQVGPQVEFRSVATAPMTPIILNAPEVFPEPEPRIGVTTDEVPEPVQEVSWDEKGMTWEVYGAVVEVAVLGSAIQKHLEKQVKKQKQPLALPCPADGLPANPTETSMSMPSSPPPISDLGESSLAKEQSEEKTVQSGRRRQNNFRQWFRNIWRPKCCTRPRQDEEN